The genomic stretch GCAGCCGGCCGCGTGCTGGACATCGGCGGGCATGGTCCACGGCTCGTGGAGGTAGCGGTCGGGAACGCGGCGGAGCTCGGGGAGCCAGCGGCGGATGAAGGCGCCCTCGGGGTCGAACTTCTTCGACTGGGCGACCGGGTTGAAGATGCGGAAGTAGGGCTGGGCATCGGTGCCGACGGAGGCGGCCCACTGCCAGCCGCCATCGTTGTTGGCGACGTCGCCATCGACCAGGTGGCGCATGAAGTGGGCTTCGCCGAGCCGCCAGTCGAGCAGCAGGTCCTTGGTGAGGAAGGAAGCGACGATCATGCGGGCGCGGTTGTGCATGTAGCCGGTGGCGAGGAGTTCGCGCATGGCGGCATCGACGATGGGGTAGCCGGTGCGGCCGGCGGCCCAGGCTTCGAAGTCGGCCGGGGCGTCGCGCCAGGGGATAGCGGCGAAGGCCGGCTGGAAGGGTTCGCGGAGGACGCGGGGGTGGTGCCAGAGGATGTGGTGGTAGAACTCTCGCCAGGCGACTTCGGCGATGAACTTGCCGGCATCGCAGGGGGCGGCGCGGGCGCGGGTTACGACCTCGAGCGGGGAGAGGAGGCCGAGGTGGAGGTCCTGGCTGATGCGGGACGTGCCGGCCAGGTCGAGGCGGTCGCGGGTTGCGGCGTAGGCGCAGACCGGGCCGGCGAGGAACCGTTCGAGGCGGCCGCGGGCAGCGGCCTCGCCGGCGGGCGGCAGGGCATCGACCGCCGGGGGCAGGCCGAGGTCTGAGAGGCCCGGGATATGGCCCGGTTCGGCGGCGGCGCAGGGGATGCGGCCGGGGGCGGGGAGCACGGCGCGGAGCGGGAGCGCGGACCAGGCGCGGAAGAAGGGGGTGAACACCGAGAGGGGCTGCCCTGCTGCGCCGCGCACGTCTTCGGGCTCGTGGACGAGGGTGCCGCGGCGGGCGTGGAAGCGGATGCCGGCGGCCTCGAGGGCGCGGGCGACGGCGGCATCGCGGCGGCGGGCGTACGGGCTGTAGTCA from Tepidiforma thermophila encodes the following:
- a CDS encoding cryptochrome/photolyase family protein, which produces MPGVLWFRRDLRLHDHPALHAAIEAGPVAPLFVLDQPLLRGRWSSSNRTAFLLASLRELDAALSERGARLHVRFGRPADVVPRFAAEIGASDVFVSRDYSPYARRRDAAVARALEAAGIRFHARRGTLVHEPEDVRGAAGQPLSVFTPFFRAWSALPLRAVLPAPGRIPCAAAEPGHIPGLSDLGLPPAVDALPPAGEAAARGRLERFLAGPVCAYAATRDRLDLAGTSRISQDLHLGLLSPLEVVTRARAAPCDAGKFIAEVAWREFYHHILWHHPRVLREPFQPAFAAIPWRDAPADFEAWAAGRTGYPIVDAAMRELLATGYMHNRARMIVASFLTKDLLLDWRLGEAHFMRHLVDGDVANNDGGWQWAASVGTDAQPYFRIFNPVAQSKKFDPEGAFIRRWLPELRRVPDRYLHEPWTMPADVQHAAGCIIGRDYPAPIIDHHAARARALAVFEAARRAASSPAGR